Genomic DNA from Taurinivorans muris:
GCGACTGCACTCACCCTGAATGGCTGCAGGAAATCGAGGAAGAACTTGTTTATGATGACAACACCGGCTTTTATCGGCTGAAAAAACCTCTTGGCACGCAAGACATCGAAGAGCAGACCAATATCCGTTTAAAAGAGGTGTCTTTCCAGCCGCAGTTCGTTTTGCAGGGCGAAATCAGCTGTATCTATAAAAAAGACAACACCACGAGAAAAAATCATCAATTAATATACATACCCGATATTGAAACGGCGAAAAAAATCAATGCGAAACTCGCCCGTATCGGCAATTTGAACGCAGACGGCCGCCCCATGCTCGGGCTTGATGCCAAAATCCTTTTGGAATATGCCCTTGAAGAAAAGCACAGCTACCTTATTCCCGCCCACATCTGGACTCCGTGGTTTTCAATTTTCGGTTCAAAATCAGGCTTTAATACGCTTGAAGAATGTTTTGAGGACTTGACGGAAGAAATTTTCGCGCTGGAAACAGGGCTTTCTTCCGATCCTCCCATGAACAGGCTTTGTTCCGCCCTTGACAGATATGTTCTTATTTCCAATTCCGACGCCCATTCCGGAGAAAATCTCGGACGCGAAGTAAATATTTTCCATGCCGTCCCAACCTATCAAAGTTTGTTTGAATCGCTCAGGCGGAAAAACGCATTTTTTTACGGCACAGTGGAATTTTATCCGGAAGAAGGCAAATACTTTGCGGACGGACACAGAAACTGCGGCATTTGTTTTCTGCCGGAAGAAAGCGAAAAACACAAAAATATCTGCCCTGTTTGCGGAAAGCCTCTGACTATCGGCGTATAGAACAGGGGTATGGAATTAGCGGACAGAAAAACACCCTTGACTGCCAAAGAACAATTTGAATCTTGCGTACCTTTGAAAGAAATTCTTGCGGAACTCCACCAAACAGGCGCAAAAAGCAAAAAACTCCATTCCCAAGAGGACATTTGTCAAGGATATTTTCACCCTAAAAACGCAATGTTTCCTTTCCCATGATACCAGCGTTATTCAATACTACCCCACATAAAGGCAGAGGACAGCACCTTGTAGATGCTGTCCTCTGTGTAGTTAGCCAAACCCTAAGCAGAAGGCACAAATCTCACATTTCCCCTATGGCGAACAAAATCTCAATAATGGTCCCGCGTCCATTCCCGCTATGCAATTTGATTTCTGCGTGATGATACTGCGCGATATGCTTGACAATCGACAGCCCCAGCCCGGTGCCACCGGAAGCCTTGGAGCGGCTTTTATCCACTCGGAAAAACCGTTCAAATACTCGCGCCTGATACTCCGGGGGGATGCCGATCCCGGTATCTTTCA
This window encodes:
- a CDS encoding endonuclease Q family protein, which gives rise to MFRADLHIHSRFSRATSKNLTLRNLASHACIKGIHFLGTGDCTHPEWLQEIEEELVYDDNTGFYRLKKPLGTQDIEEQTNIRLKEVSFQPQFVLQGEISCIYKKDNTTRKNHQLIYIPDIETAKKINAKLARIGNLNADGRPMLGLDAKILLEYALEEKHSYLIPAHIWTPWFSIFGSKSGFNTLEECFEDLTEEIFALETGLSSDPPMNRLCSALDRYVLISNSDAHSGENLGREVNIFHAVPTYQSLFESLRRKNAFFYGTVEFYPEEGKYFADGHRNCGICFLPEESEKHKNICPVCGKPLTIGV